In a genomic window of Nodularia sp. LEGE 06071:
- a CDS encoding HugZ family protein, translating into MSQIEQAQAEYETFPQAVESVIISTVNSAGVPNASYTPFVMDDAKNIYIYVSGLATHTQNLHVNPHVSVLFIEDESKSDQIFARRRLSFDCTATLIERETETWNQIVTQFQERFGELIQVFRGLPDFRIFRLTPSAGRFVIGFGTAYQISGDQLDKLVHIKGNK; encoded by the coding sequence ATGAGCCAAATTGAGCAAGCTCAAGCTGAGTATGAAACTTTTCCCCAAGCAGTTGAAAGTGTAATCATTAGCACGGTTAATTCAGCAGGTGTACCCAATGCTAGTTACACTCCTTTCGTGATGGATGATGCTAAAAATATCTATATCTACGTGAGTGGTTTAGCAACCCATACCCAAAATCTTCATGTCAATCCTCATGTGAGTGTCTTATTTATTGAGGATGAATCGAAAAGTGACCAAATTTTTGCCCGTCGTCGCTTGAGTTTTGATTGTACCGCGACCTTGATAGAGCGTGAAACTGAGACTTGGAATCAAATTGTTACCCAATTTCAAGAACGTTTTGGCGAACTTATTCAAGTTTTTCGCGGTTTACCAGACTTTCGGATTTTTCGCTTAACTCCTAGCGCTGGTCGTTTTGTGATTGGTTTCGGGACAGCTTATCAAATTAGTGGTGACCAACTCGATAAACTAGTTCATATTAAGGGCAATAAATAA
- the purB gene encoding adenylosuccinate lyase: MIERYTLPEMGNLWTETYKLKTWLQVEIAVCEAQAELGYIPSQAVEEIKAKANFDPKRVLEIEAEVRHDVIAFLTNVNEYVGDAGRYIHLGLTSSDVLDTALGLQLVASLDLISQHLEELIQVIRLKAREHRYTVMTGRSHGIHAEPMTFGFKLAGWLAEVLRHQERLKILRETIAVGKISGAVGTYANIEPRVEAIACEKLGLKPDTASTQVISRDRHADYVQQLALVAASIERFAVEIRNLQRTDVLEVEEFFSKGQKGSSAMPHKRNPIRSERLTGMARLVRSHAGAALENVALWHERDISHSSVERVILPDACILTHFMLVEITGLVKNLLVYPENMARNLNCYGGVVFSQKVLLALIDKGMNREEAYAIVQESAHTAWNKPEGDFHALITQNPRVTENLSPAEIETCFDPQQHLRHLDQVYQRLGI; the protein is encoded by the coding sequence TTGATTGAGCGTTATACTCTGCCCGAAATGGGCAACCTGTGGACTGAAACTTACAAATTAAAAACCTGGCTTCAGGTGGAAATTGCAGTTTGTGAAGCCCAAGCTGAACTGGGTTATATCCCTTCTCAGGCAGTTGAAGAAATTAAAGCTAAGGCGAATTTTGACCCGAAGCGAGTGTTGGAAATTGAAGCTGAAGTCCGTCATGATGTCATTGCCTTTTTAACCAATGTCAATGAATATGTGGGAGATGCTGGGCGTTATATTCATCTGGGTTTAACTAGCTCGGATGTACTAGATACCGCTTTAGGACTACAATTAGTTGCTAGTCTGGATCTCATATCCCAACACCTGGAAGAGTTGATTCAGGTAATTCGCCTCAAGGCGCGAGAACATCGTTATACAGTCATGACTGGCCGTTCACACGGTATTCACGCTGAACCGATGACTTTTGGATTTAAGTTAGCTGGATGGTTGGCTGAGGTGTTGCGCCATCAAGAAAGGCTGAAAATTCTCCGGGAAACCATCGCCGTGGGGAAAATTTCCGGTGCTGTGGGAACCTATGCCAATATTGAACCACGAGTGGAAGCGATCGCTTGTGAAAAACTGGGACTCAAACCTGATACGGCCTCGACTCAAGTAATTTCGCGCGATCGCCATGCCGACTATGTGCAACAATTAGCCTTGGTCGCTGCATCCATTGAACGCTTTGCTGTAGAAATTCGGAATCTCCAAAGAACAGACGTTTTAGAAGTTGAAGAATTTTTCTCCAAAGGTCAAAAAGGCTCATCAGCCATGCCCCACAAGCGCAACCCCATCCGTTCGGAACGGTTGACGGGAATGGCTAGGCTAGTGAGAAGTCATGCTGGTGCAGCCCTGGAAAACGTGGCTTTGTGGCATGAACGGGATATTTCCCATAGTTCTGTAGAACGGGTAATTTTGCCAGATGCTTGCATTTTGACTCACTTTATGCTGGTAGAAATTACCGGATTGGTGAAAAACTTGCTGGTGTATCCAGAAAACATGGCGCGGAACCTCAACTGTTATGGCGGTGTAGTGTTTAGCCAAAAAGTTCTCCTGGCTTTAATAGACAAGGGAATGAACCGAGAAGAAGCTTATGCCATTGTCCAAGAAAGCGCTCATACTGCTTGGAACAAGCCAGAAGGAGACTTCCACGCGTTAATTACTCAAAACCCGCGTGTAACTGAAAATCTGTCCCCAGCAGAAATTGAAACGTGTTTTGACCCACAGCAACATCTCCGCCATTTAGATCAGGTTTACCAACGACTAGGTATTTAG
- a CDS encoding response regulator — protein MITDALAQSKYILLVDDNANNLKVLSEAIQGFGWKALMATDGESAIEQTEYAHPDLILLDVMMPGIDGFETCRRLKANPQTQNIPIIFMTALSDATDKVKGLEIGAVDYITKPFQQEEVIARLKLHLKISHLTRTLEFRVEERTLELSQSLQQLQQTQLQLIQSEKMSTLGQLVAGIGHEINNPIGFISINCSHIENYVQDLLNLINLQQKKLPQPDPEIEEFVEEIDLEYMIEDLPKILGSMYQGISRLKDISLSLRTFARSDITSPVEFQVHEGIDSTLMLLKHRLKDQGDRPEIEIIKHYGDLPTITCYPGQLNQVFMNMIANAIDAFGELHANQTKENIASSYPYTITITTSVDHQQKSVIICIEDNALGIPPEVQAKIFEPSFTTKPVGKGTGLGLAISYQIIVDKHNGNINCNSTTGKGTKFIVTLPF, from the coding sequence ATGATCACCGATGCTCTTGCACAGTCAAAATATATTCTATTAGTGGATGATAATGCCAATAATCTGAAAGTGCTATCAGAGGCAATTCAAGGATTTGGTTGGAAAGCTCTCATGGCCACAGATGGAGAATCGGCAATTGAACAAACAGAATACGCCCATCCTGATTTAATTCTCCTTGATGTGATGATGCCAGGTATAGATGGATTTGAAACCTGCCGCAGACTGAAAGCTAATCCCCAGACTCAGAATATACCAATAATTTTTATGACGGCTTTATCTGATGCCACAGATAAGGTCAAAGGACTGGAAATAGGTGCAGTCGATTATATTACTAAACCCTTTCAACAAGAAGAAGTCATTGCCCGATTAAAGTTACATCTGAAAATTTCTCATCTCACCCGCACCCTAGAATTTAGAGTAGAAGAACGCACGCTAGAATTATCGCAATCTCTACAGCAACTACAACAAACTCAATTACAACTTATTCAAAGTGAAAAAATGTCCACTCTGGGACAACTAGTTGCCGGTATTGGGCATGAGATTAATAATCCCATTGGGTTTATTAGTATAAATTGTTCTCATATTGAAAACTATGTGCAGGATCTCCTGAATTTGATCAATCTCCAACAAAAAAAGCTACCACAACCAGATCCAGAAATTGAAGAATTTGTGGAAGAAATCGACTTAGAGTATATGATCGAGGATTTACCAAAAATTTTAGGATCAATGTACCAAGGTATTAGTCGGCTGAAGGACATTAGCTTGTCCTTGAGAACCTTTGCTCGTTCTGATATTACGTCTCCGGTGGAGTTTCAGGTTCACGAAGGCATAGATAGTACTTTAATGCTATTAAAACATCGATTGAAAGATCAAGGCGATCGCCCAGAAATTGAAATTATTAAACACTATGGCGATTTACCTACGATTACTTGTTATCCTGGACAACTGAACCAGGTATTTATGAATATGATCGCCAATGCTATTGATGCCTTTGGTGAACTGCACGCAAACCAAACAAAGGAGAATATAGCTAGTTCTTACCCTTATACAATCACCATCACTACATCAGTCGATCATCAACAAAAATCCGTGATTATTTGCATCGAAGATAATGCTCTTGGTATACCGCCTGAAGTGCAAGCTAAAATTTTTGAGCCATCTTTTACAACCAAACCTGTAGGTAAAGGAACAGGACTAGGATTAGCTATTAGTTACCAAATTATTGTTGATAAACATAATGGAAATATTAACTGCAATTCCACAACTGGAAAGGGAACAAAATTTATCGTAACTCTGCCATTTTAG
- a CDS encoding alpha/beta fold hydrolase encodes MLQFQPLGFGHKVIHTSLGAMVYYTQTTAPWLNAETENLPPLLFLHNFGGGASAYEWSKVYPAFAPTHRILAPDLIGWGESAHPVRDYQIRDYLTTIQEFISQTCRQPVTVVASSLTAAFAIRLAITHPDLFHNLFLVCPSGFDDFGQGAGRRIPLPIINSPLLENLIYTLGAENEFAVRNFLQNFLFAQPERVSQEMVAAYLTSAQQSDAKFSALAFLRGDLYFDLSLYIQQLKIPTVFFWGEKAQFTSIKLGRRLANLNPGAIQDFYAIADTGILPHLETPEVVIGLLQPYLKA; translated from the coding sequence ATGCTTCAGTTTCAACCTCTTGGCTTTGGGCATAAAGTTATTCATACATCTCTAGGGGCGATGGTTTACTATACCCAAACCACTGCACCTTGGTTAAATGCTGAGACGGAAAATTTACCGCCCTTATTGTTCTTACACAACTTTGGCGGTGGGGCTTCTGCTTATGAATGGTCGAAAGTTTACCCAGCTTTTGCCCCTACACACCGAATTTTAGCACCAGATTTAATTGGTTGGGGAGAATCTGCCCATCCAGTCAGAGATTATCAAATTAGGGATTATCTCACGACTATACAGGAGTTTATCAGCCAAACTTGTCGCCAACCAGTAACGGTGGTGGCTTCTTCTTTGACAGCCGCTTTTGCTATTCGTCTGGCTATTACCCATCCTGATTTATTTCACAACTTGTTTTTAGTCTGTCCCTCTGGGTTTGATGACTTTGGTCAGGGGGCTGGACGCAGAATACCATTGCCAATTATTAATTCGCCGCTATTGGAGAATTTAATTTATACTCTGGGTGCTGAAAATGAATTTGCTGTGAGAAATTTTTTGCAAAACTTTCTGTTTGCTCAACCAGAACGAGTTTCTCAAGAAATGGTAGCAGCTTATTTAACGTCTGCACAACAGTCTGATGCTAAGTTTTCCGCCTTGGCATTTTTGCGGGGAGACTTGTATTTTGATTTGAGTTTGTACATCCAACAGCTGAAAATTCCCACGGTATTCTTTTGGGGAGAGAAGGCACAATTTACCAGCATCAAGCTGGGGCGACGTTTAGCCAATCTGAATCCGGGCGCAATTCAAGATTTTTATGCGATCGCAGATACAGGAATATTACCCCATCTCGAAACCCCAGAAGTTGTAATTGGTCTATTGCAACCCTATTTAAAAGCTTAG
- a CDS encoding YihY/virulence factor BrkB family protein, giving the protein MKLQAIWTLFPETFKQWSEDKASRLAAALAYYTIFSIAPLLIIVIAIAGAVFGEEAARGEIVRQIGDLVGRDGAQFIETAIKNASRPQAGAIASILSVVILLIGATGVFAELQDSLNTIWDVKAKPGRGIMTIIRQRFLSFTMILGIGFLLLVSLVISAGLSALTTYFSNALPEIDSIWQMLNFMLSFAITTVIFALIFKVLPDVRITWSDVLIGALLTSLLFSIGKFLLGQYIGRSTLGSTYGAAGSLVVIIAWVYYAAQILFFGAEFTQVYARRYGTDITPTKNAIPRTAKTPVQGGVINNSTRNAQRKKQASRLINRVLRYFRHPKRLKRRRRNRRY; this is encoded by the coding sequence ATGAAATTACAGGCGATTTGGACGCTATTTCCAGAAACTTTTAAACAATGGAGTGAAGATAAAGCCTCACGGTTAGCCGCAGCATTAGCTTATTACACGATATTTTCTATTGCACCTTTGCTAATTATTGTAATTGCGATCGCCGGAGCAGTATTTGGAGAAGAAGCCGCCAGAGGTGAAATTGTTCGCCAAATTGGGGATTTGGTGGGCAGAGATGGCGCACAATTTATAGAAACAGCCATTAAAAATGCTAGCAGACCACAAGCCGGTGCGATCGCCTCTATTCTTAGTGTTGTAATTTTACTCATAGGTGCTACTGGTGTATTTGCGGAGTTACAAGATTCCCTTAACACCATTTGGGATGTCAAAGCTAAACCTGGACGTGGCATCATGACCATCATTCGCCAACGCTTCTTATCATTCACCATGATTTTAGGCATTGGGTTTTTACTTCTCGTTTCCTTAGTCATTAGTGCCGGATTATCAGCACTGACAACTTACTTTAGCAACGCCTTACCAGAAATTGATTCCATCTGGCAGATGCTCAATTTTATGCTTTCTTTTGCCATTACTACAGTTATTTTTGCACTAATTTTTAAAGTTTTACCAGATGTCAGAATTACTTGGAGTGATGTTTTAATTGGTGCATTGCTTACCTCTCTCTTATTTTCCATCGGTAAGTTTTTGTTAGGACAGTATATCGGTAGGAGTACTTTGGGTTCAACCTATGGTGCAGCTGGTTCACTGGTGGTAATCATCGCTTGGGTTTACTATGCTGCCCAAATTCTGTTTTTTGGTGCAGAGTTTACCCAGGTTTATGCTAGAAGATACGGTACTGATATCACCCCAACTAAAAATGCTATCCCACGCACTGCTAAAACTCCTGTTCAGGGAGGAGTAATAAATAATAGTACGCGAAATGCTCAAAGAAAAAAACAAGCCTCTCGCTTAATTAATCGTGTTCTCCGCTATTTTAGGCATCCCAAGCGCTTAAAACGCCGCCGCAGAAATCGCCGCTATTGA
- a CDS encoding patatin-like phospholipase family protein produces MIKQKIKPERIDIAIKIAKIAIKIAIKIAKNIVTIVIAVVIWRLIPDPVWRYLFFLRAPIFWGLLLFFLPLVATLLLPNILKNLFVLRGLGQLISVIVSANMAVLGVILNASMILKNAPERFQGDLLPCLAISDKCLYLVAIALSLWIWGNCYCLSKEEITKNKPNQKEVITENQLKLAVIIAPVLSLVLLFVVIQTKEWIFNKFASNELLIDFVNCITNNKPNGYIGTEKQQLLEGHLGSFAFFIVALILYVFIGLIFQPQAKPDQKEAPALMYVMLIIMMIAPLSGSLTFYFDYYRFPIFLPFVVFVALMYSLFRVNHFFELKDDNGEKPSLDDLKKAIDKRLEHQGNDEKTLVVVCASGGGIQAAGWTVQVLTGLQEELGDSFTKAIGIISSVSGGSVGTMYYLDRFNSEGTLEPDQADKSSIFRSATQDSLDAVGWGLAYPDLWRIIGLPSLAPKMCDRGTALETDWQGELEYPKKKTTLADWREQIFKGQIPIPIFNATLVEDGRRFLISPMTFCECNNKNYTVDFNNLYPKSDMNIVTAARLSASFSYISPISRNSVDQKPNYHIADGGYFDNSGMVTMVEWLNEWLEPNKGLKIKRVLLLQINAFPEEPISEPINGDGGWLQAIIGPFLTLFSVRNTTQLSRTYTEVELLKEKFKNEVVIEHFPISFPCAKEFEEFKKSHSADEVKKKRKPLALFNKNKENKPDIALFNKKGEYKPPLSWKLTKKEKSAIKDGWKILQNSQRKKLKKLWEDWGF; encoded by the coding sequence ATGATTAAACAAAAAATCAAGCCTGAAAGAATTGACATCGCTATTAAAATCGCCAAAATCGCCATTAAAATCGCCATTAAAATCGCCAAAAACATCGTCACTATTGTGATCGCTGTAGTGATTTGGCGGCTCATACCCGATCCGGTCTGGAGATATCTTTTCTTTCTGCGAGCGCCTATTTTCTGGGGCTTGCTACTGTTCTTTTTACCTCTAGTAGCTACATTATTACTACCAAACATACTGAAAAATTTATTTGTTCTTCGTGGTTTGGGGCAACTAATCTCTGTAATTGTCAGTGCAAATATGGCAGTACTAGGAGTCATTTTAAATGCCTCTATGATCCTTAAAAATGCACCAGAGCGTTTTCAGGGTGATTTATTACCTTGTCTCGCAATTTCTGATAAATGCCTCTATTTGGTGGCTATCGCTTTGAGTTTATGGATTTGGGGCAACTGCTATTGCCTTTCAAAAGAGGAAATTACAAAAAATAAGCCCAACCAAAAAGAGGTAATTACAGAAAATCAACTCAAACTAGCAGTAATTATCGCCCCAGTATTGAGTTTAGTCCTGTTGTTTGTAGTGATTCAGACAAAAGAATGGATATTCAATAAATTTGCGAGCAATGAGTTACTCATTGATTTCGTTAATTGTATTACCAACAACAAACCTAATGGCTATATTGGCACAGAAAAACAGCAATTACTTGAAGGTCATCTGGGTAGCTTTGCCTTTTTTATAGTCGCCTTAATTCTCTATGTATTCATTGGTTTAATATTTCAGCCACAAGCTAAACCCGATCAGAAAGAAGCGCCTGCCTTAATGTATGTGATGCTAATCATCATGATGATAGCACCCTTGTCAGGAAGCCTAACCTTCTATTTCGATTACTATCGCTTTCCTATCTTTCTGCCATTTGTTGTTTTTGTTGCTTTGATGTATTCGCTATTTAGGGTCAATCACTTTTTTGAATTGAAGGATGATAATGGAGAAAAGCCTAGTCTAGACGATTTGAAAAAGGCAATAGATAAACGTCTCGAACATCAGGGAAATGATGAAAAGACTTTAGTAGTTGTCTGTGCGAGTGGGGGTGGAATTCAAGCCGCAGGCTGGACAGTTCAAGTGTTGACGGGATTACAAGAAGAGCTAGGTGACTCGTTTACCAAGGCAATTGGTATTATTAGCTCTGTCTCTGGTGGTTCAGTCGGAACGATGTATTATCTTGATAGATTTAATTCTGAGGGGACTCTTGAGCCTGATCAGGCTGATAAGTCTAGTATCTTTAGAAGTGCTACTCAAGATAGTTTAGATGCGGTAGGTTGGGGATTAGCTTATCCTGATTTATGGCGTATCATTGGGCTTCCTTCGCTCGCTCCCAAAATGTGTGATCGCGGAACAGCACTAGAGACAGATTGGCAAGGAGAGTTAGAATATCCCAAGAAAAAAACAACTTTAGCTGATTGGCGTGAACAAATTTTCAAGGGTCAAATTCCTATTCCTATCTTTAATGCCACTCTAGTTGAAGATGGTCGTCGCTTTCTAATTTCACCGATGACCTTTTGTGAATGTAATAACAAAAACTACACAGTGGACTTCAACAACCTTTATCCTAAATCGGACATGAATATTGTCACAGCCGCAAGACTTTCAGCAAGTTTTTCCTATATATCGCCAATTTCTCGTAATTCTGTTGACCAAAAACCTAATTACCATATTGCGGATGGTGGCTATTTCGATAATTCTGGTATGGTAACAATGGTGGAATGGCTCAATGAATGGCTAGAGCCTAATAAGGGACTTAAGATTAAACGAGTCCTTTTGTTACAGATTAATGCCTTTCCTGAAGAACCTATTAGTGAACCCATAAACGGTGATGGAGGCTGGCTTCAGGCGATAATAGGTCCATTCCTAACCTTGTTTAGCGTTCGCAATACTACTCAGCTATCTAGAACTTATACTGAGGTAGAACTTCTCAAAGAAAAATTTAAAAACGAAGTAGTTATCGAACATTTCCCTATCTCTTTTCCTTGTGCTAAGGAATTTGAGGAATTTAAGAAATCTCATTCTGCTGATGAAGTTAAGAAAAAGAGAAAACCTCTTGCTTTATTTAATAAGAACAAGGAAAATAAACCAGATATTGCTTTATTTAATAAGAAGGGGGAATATAAACCACCTCTGTCTTGGAAACTAACAAAAAAAGAGAAAAGCGCAATTAAAGACGGATGGAAAATTCTCCAGAATAGTCAAAGAAAAAAGTTAAAAAAACTATGGGAAGATTGGGGATTTTAA
- the hemH gene encoding ferrochelatase: MSRVGVLLLNLGGPDKLEDVGPFLYNLFSDPEIIRLPFSWLQKPLAWLIASRRTKTSQANYKQIGGGSPLRRITEEQGQALKQQLGDLGQEVNIYVGMRYWHPYTEEAIAQIAADHIEHLVILPLYPQFSISTSGSSFRLLEKLWQEKPELQPIDYTVIPSWYKEPGYLQAMAELIVQQLDQCPNPDEAHIFFSAHGVPKSYVEEAGDPYEQEIEECTALIMQTLNRPNLYTLAYQSRVGPVEWLQPYTEDALEQLGAQGIKDLVVVPISFVSEHIETLQEIDIEYREIAEESGIHNFRRASAPNTHPVFIKALADLVIDALNNPSFKLSQAAQMKKMVKMYPQENWEWGMTTSAEVWNGRIAMLGFIALMIELVTGHGFLHMIGILQ; this comes from the coding sequence ATGAGTCGTGTAGGCGTTTTATTACTCAATCTCGGTGGCCCTGATAAGCTAGAGGATGTCGGGCCTTTTTTGTATAACCTATTTTCCGACCCAGAAATTATTCGCCTACCGTTTAGCTGGCTGCAAAAACCTCTAGCTTGGTTGATTGCTTCACGGCGAACTAAAACATCTCAAGCCAATTATAAGCAAATTGGCGGCGGTTCTCCACTAAGGCGAATCACTGAGGAACAAGGGCAAGCCCTGAAACAACAGTTGGGTGATTTGGGACAAGAAGTGAATATCTATGTGGGAATGCGTTATTGGCATCCTTACACAGAAGAGGCGATCGCACAAATTGCGGCTGATCATATCGAACACCTGGTAATTTTACCACTGTACCCACAATTTTCCATTAGTACTAGTGGTTCTAGCTTTCGGCTGTTAGAAAAACTTTGGCAAGAAAAGCCAGAACTTCAGCCCATTGACTATACTGTGATTCCCTCTTGGTACAAAGAACCAGGCTATTTACAGGCCATGGCGGAACTCATAGTTCAACAACTCGATCAATGTCCCAATCCCGACGAAGCTCATATCTTTTTCAGCGCTCACGGAGTTCCCAAAAGCTACGTTGAAGAAGCAGGAGACCCCTATGAGCAAGAAATTGAAGAATGTACTGCTTTAATTATGCAGACTCTCAATCGACCCAATCTTTACACCTTGGCTTACCAAAGTCGTGTCGGCCCAGTAGAATGGCTCCAGCCTTATACTGAAGATGCCCTCGAACAACTCGGCGCACAAGGGATCAAAGATTTAGTTGTTGTCCCTATCAGTTTTGTCTCAGAACATATCGAGACTCTACAAGAAATTGATATTGAATATCGAGAAATAGCCGAAGAGTCAGGAATTCATAACTTCCGTCGCGCATCTGCTCCTAATACTCATCCAGTATTTATTAAAGCATTGGCAGACCTAGTAATTGATGCACTAAATAACCCTAGTTTCAAGCTTTCCCAAGCTGCACAAATGAAAAAAATGGTGAAAATGTACCCCCAAGAGAACTGGGAATGGGGTATGACTACTAGCGCCGAAGTCTGGAATGGTCGGATTGCGATGCTGGGCTTTATTGCTTTAATGATTGAGCTAGTTACTGGTCATGGTTTTCTGCACATGATTGGCATTTTGCAGTAA